A genomic stretch from Sporosarcina sp. ANT_H38 includes:
- a CDS encoding GntR family transcriptional regulator — protein MSEIKELLYPSKWIANASTGVRLACEVRMRIISGIIEKGTILSENKLAMEFEVSRSPIREALKILASENIIRLERMGAVVVGLTEQDIKEIYDVRLLIETFVYERIVQIDTSELVRELSKIHEMMEVAIKYRDADEFSYQDVLFHETIIRSINHSYIMLIWNNTKPVMESLILLSMRMRLKEKYEDFPRILKNHKVYIEAIKIKDRDIMIQALHQNFDDVQGKVEDLWMSQQMLTKGRE, from the coding sequence ATGAGCGAAATAAAGGAATTATTATATCCTTCGAAATGGATTGCAAACGCTTCCACTGGAGTACGCTTAGCATGTGAAGTTAGAATGCGGATAATTTCGGGCATAATAGAGAAGGGTACCATTTTATCGGAAAATAAATTAGCAATGGAATTTGAAGTAAGCCGTTCCCCTATCCGCGAAGCGCTAAAAATATTGGCTTCAGAAAACATTATTCGATTAGAAAGAATGGGCGCAGTAGTTGTTGGTCTAACTGAACAGGATATCAAGGAAATTTATGATGTACGTTTACTCATAGAAACCTTTGTTTATGAACGGATTGTACAAATAGACACTAGTGAACTAGTGAGAGAACTAAGTAAAATCCATGAAATGATGGAAGTCGCCATTAAATACAGAGATGCTGATGAATTCTCTTATCAAGATGTGTTATTTCATGAAACAATTATTCGCTCGATTAATCATTCATACATCATGTTGATTTGGAATAACACGAAACCTGTTATGGAAAGTTTAATTCTTTTATCAATGCGAATGCGTTTAAAGGAGAAATACGAAGATTTTCCTCGTATCTTGAAAAATCATAAAGTTTACATTGAAGCTATTAAAATAAAAGATAGAGATATCATGATTCAAGCTTTGCACCAAAACTTCGATGATGTCCAAGGTAAAGTGGAAGACCTTTGGATGTCGCAACAAATGCTCACTAAAGGAAGAGAGTGA
- the gntK gene encoding gluconokinase, whose amino-acid sequence MTYYMLGVDIGTTSTKAVLFTEKGEIVQQDNIGYPLYTPDISTAEQNPEEIFQAVLQVISNVMGHSKISPKDLSFISFSSAMHSVIAMDENDQPLTQCITWADNRSEAWTRKIKEELNGHEVYRRTGTPIHPMSPLSKIAWIVHDCPEIATKAKKYIGIKEFIFKKFFNRYVVDHSLASAMGMMNLEKLEWDEEALEIAGVTQEQLSELVPTTEIFKNCNSDIATKIGIDPQTAFVIGASDGVLSNIGVNAIGKGEVAVTIGTSGAIRTVIDQPRTDEKGRIFCYALTEKHWVIGGPVNNGGMVLRWIRDEFASSEVETAKRLGIDPYEVLTKIAERVRPGSDGLLFHPYLAGERAPLWNPDVRGSFFGLTMSHKKEHMIRAALEGVIYNLYTVFLALTEVMNEPVTRIQATGGFARSDVWRQMMADIFDLEVIVPESYESSCLGACILGLYATGKVESFDVVSEMIGSTYKHTPIESDVQEYRKLFPIFINLSRVLEKEYASIASYQRSLIKK is encoded by the coding sequence ATGACGTACTATATGTTAGGAGTAGATATAGGGACAACGAGTACGAAAGCCGTTTTATTTACTGAAAAAGGTGAAATTGTTCAGCAAGATAATATAGGTTATCCGCTTTACACACCAGATATTTCGACAGCAGAACAGAATCCTGAAGAAATATTTCAGGCTGTCTTACAAGTCATCTCGAATGTTATGGGACATTCCAAAATATCACCAAAAGATTTATCGTTTATTTCATTTAGTAGTGCGATGCATAGTGTTATTGCGATGGATGAAAATGATCAGCCGCTGACGCAGTGTATCACTTGGGCGGATAATCGAAGTGAAGCTTGGACTAGAAAAATAAAAGAAGAGTTAAATGGGCATGAAGTATACAGGCGGACAGGAACACCTATTCATCCCATGTCACCATTAAGTAAAATTGCTTGGATTGTGCATGATTGTCCTGAGATAGCGACCAAAGCTAAAAAATATATAGGTATTAAAGAATTCATTTTCAAGAAATTCTTTAATCGATATGTAGTAGATCATTCTCTGGCATCAGCAATGGGTATGATGAATTTAGAAAAATTGGAGTGGGATGAAGAAGCATTGGAAATCGCCGGTGTTACCCAAGAACAATTATCTGAGCTCGTGCCGACAACCGAGATTTTTAAAAATTGTAATTCGGATATAGCAACAAAGATTGGCATTGATCCACAAACTGCGTTTGTCATTGGTGCAAGTGATGGAGTACTTTCTAATATAGGTGTGAATGCAATTGGTAAGGGGGAAGTAGCGGTAACGATTGGTACTAGTGGCGCAATCCGAACGGTTATTGACCAGCCTCGAACAGATGAAAAAGGACGAATATTTTGCTATGCATTAACTGAAAAGCATTGGGTCATTGGTGGTCCAGTAAACAATGGTGGAATGGTGCTCCGCTGGATTAGAGATGAATTTGCATCATCAGAAGTAGAAACGGCGAAAAGGCTAGGTATTGATCCGTATGAAGTGCTAACGAAGATTGCTGAACGTGTAAGACCAGGTTCGGATGGTTTGTTATTTCATCCGTACCTAGCAGGTGAACGTGCACCATTGTGGAATCCTGACGTGCGCGGCTCATTCTTTGGTTTAACTATGTCGCATAAGAAAGAGCATATGATTCGGGCGGCTCTTGAAGGTGTGATTTACAATTTGTACACAGTATTCTTAGCGTTAACTGAGGTTATGAATGAACCAGTTACTCGAATTCAAGCTACTGGCGGTTTCGCAAGATCAGATGTTTGGCGCCAAATGATGGCCGATATATTCGACTTGGAAGTAATTGTGCCGGAAAGTTATGAAAGTTCATGTCTAGGTGCTTGCATATTAGGGCTCTATGCTACAGGGAAAGTCGAATCATTCGATGTTGTTTCTGAAATGATTGGCAGCACTTATAAGCACACACCTATAGAATCTGATGTACAAGAATACCGGAAACTATTTCCTATATTCATAAATTTATCGAGGGTTTTGGAAAAAGAATATGCAAGTATTGCAAGTTATCAAAGAAGCTTAATTAAAAAGTAA
- a CDS encoding GntP family permease — MPLVIVSIGIVALLVLIMWFKLNTFVSLIIVSFGVALALGMPLDSIVSSIEAGLGGTLGHLALIFGLGAMLGRLIADAGGAQRIAMTLIDKFGERNIQWAVVVASFIIGIALFFEVGLVLLIPIVFTISKQLKVSILYLGIPMAAALSVTHGFLPPHPGPTVIAGEYGANIGEVLLYGFIISIPTVIIAGPLFTKLAKKLVPDSFNRTGDIASLGEQKTFKMEDTPGFGISVFTAMFPVILMSIATVVSMVQKTMDITDNKLFEVVRFVGNASTAMVLSLLLAIFTMGLARNIPMKTVMNSCGIAITNIGMLLLIIGGGGAFKQVLIDGGVGDYVAELFSGTSLSPILLAWIIAAILRIALGSATVAALTTAGLVIPMLGTSDVNLALVVLATGAGSLIASHVNDAGFWMFKEFFGLTLKETFATWTLLETIISVAGLVFILLLSLIV, encoded by the coding sequence TTGCCGTTAGTCATTGTATCAATAGGTATAGTTGCGTTACTTGTTTTAATCATGTGGTTCAAATTAAACACTTTTGTTTCTTTAATCATTGTCTCTTTCGGTGTGGCACTAGCTTTAGGCATGCCACTAGATAGCATTGTTTCTTCTATTGAAGCTGGACTAGGGGGAACACTTGGCCATTTAGCGCTAATCTTTGGACTTGGCGCTATGTTGGGTAGGTTAATTGCAGATGCAGGGGGAGCGCAACGTATTGCGATGACCCTCATCGACAAGTTCGGAGAAAGAAATATTCAATGGGCTGTTGTAGTTGCTTCATTCATTATTGGTATTGCCTTATTCTTCGAGGTAGGGTTAGTGCTATTAATTCCAATCGTATTTACCATTTCGAAACAATTAAAGGTCTCTATTTTATACTTAGGAATTCCTATGGCTGCGGCCTTATCCGTGACGCACGGTTTCTTACCACCGCATCCGGGACCAACAGTTATTGCCGGAGAATATGGTGCAAACATTGGTGAAGTTCTACTTTACGGTTTTATTATCTCTATTCCGACTGTAATTATAGCGGGCCCTTTATTCACGAAGCTTGCTAAAAAGCTAGTACCTGATTCGTTCAATAGAACTGGTGATATTGCATCTTTAGGAGAACAAAAAACATTTAAAATGGAAGATACTCCCGGTTTTGGTATCAGTGTGTTTACAGCAATGTTTCCTGTTATTTTAATGTCTATAGCCACGGTTGTTTCGATGGTTCAGAAGACAATGGATATTACAGATAATAAGTTATTTGAAGTTGTTCGTTTTGTAGGTAATGCCTCTACAGCTATGGTGTTATCACTATTGCTTGCAATTTTCACAATGGGATTGGCAAGAAATATTCCAATGAAAACCGTTATGAATTCTTGTGGGATAGCCATTACAAATATTGGGATGCTACTGTTAATTATTGGTGGCGGTGGGGCTTTTAAACAAGTGCTCATCGATGGTGGTGTTGGTGACTATGTAGCGGAGTTATTCAGCGGGACCTCATTATCACCTATTTTACTTGCATGGATCATCGCAGCTATATTAAGGATTGCATTAGGTTCAGCAACTGTAGCTGCTTTAACAACAGCTGGCCTGGTTATTCCTATGTTGGGTACATCTGATGTGAATTTAGCGCTGGTCGTACTTGCAACTGGAGCAGGTAGTCTAATTGCATCGCATGTGAATGATGCCGGCTTTTGGATGTTTAAGGAGTTCTTTGGTTTGACCCTGAAAGAAACATTCGCAACATGGACATTGCTTGAAACGATTATTTCGGTAGCTGGGTTAGTGTTTATTCTATTATTGAGTTTAATCGTATAA
- a CDS encoding bifunctional homocysteine S-methyltransferase/methylenetetrahydrofolate reductase yields MNLLETMKERILIGDGAMGTLLYSHGVDLCFEEMNLTHPDQVLHIHQAYIEAGADIIQTNTYGANYIKLARYGLEDSVKKINKAAVQLAKKAAGKNTFILGTIGGIHGSRTSIGTKEEIKRSFREQLYCLLLEGVDGLLLETYYDFDELTTVLKIAREETDIPIITNVSMHEAGVLQNGLELADALQQLEELGADIVGVNCRLGPHHMLESLETVPLMKRALLSVYPNASYPGYKDGKLFYENEPEYFERFAMNFRREGASLIGGCCGTTPEHIRALVKGLTNREPIQEKFVEKKEAEVEIIESTPTESKLPTLLETVKKRHSIIVELDAPKHLNTSQFFEGAQALKDAGVDAITLADNSLATPRICNASMASLVKQNIGATPLVHITCRDRNLIGLQSHLMGLHTLGITELLAITGDPTKIGEFPGATSVFDMTSFELIQLIKQFNEGISKSGKSLQQKTSFTVAAAFNPNVRHLDRAVERLEKKIEAGADYFITQPIYSTEKIIEVYEATKHIEAPIYIGIMPLTSSQNAEFLHNEVPGIKLTDQVRARMALSDGNREQSTREGLEVSKELIDVALEHFHGIYLITPFMRYDMTVHLTEYIHSKVDAIVAGEVVRTESIVY; encoded by the coding sequence GTGAATTTATTAGAGACTATGAAAGAACGCATTTTGATTGGTGATGGGGCGATGGGAACTCTTCTTTATTCACACGGGGTGGATCTTTGTTTTGAGGAGATGAATTTGACACATCCTGATCAAGTACTTCACATTCATCAGGCCTATATAGAGGCAGGCGCGGATATCATACAAACAAATACGTATGGTGCAAATTATATCAAGTTAGCACGTTATGGTTTGGAGGACAGTGTAAAAAAGATAAACAAAGCAGCAGTCCAACTTGCAAAAAAAGCTGCGGGTAAGAATACGTTCATTCTTGGGACAATTGGGGGTATTCATGGTTCTCGAACATCCATTGGAACAAAGGAAGAAATCAAGCGTAGCTTTAGAGAACAATTGTATTGCCTACTTCTTGAGGGGGTAGATGGTCTACTTTTAGAAACCTATTATGATTTTGATGAATTAACAACTGTACTAAAAATTGCGCGGGAGGAGACAGATATCCCGATTATTACGAACGTTTCGATGCATGAGGCGGGGGTACTTCAAAATGGTTTGGAGCTTGCGGATGCTTTGCAGCAGTTAGAGGAATTGGGTGCGGATATCGTAGGTGTCAACTGCCGCTTAGGTCCCCATCATATGCTGGAGTCTTTAGAAACGGTTCCATTGATGAAGCGAGCATTACTGTCGGTGTATCCGAATGCTAGTTATCCGGGATATAAGGATGGGAAATTATTTTACGAAAATGAGCCTGAATATTTCGAAAGGTTCGCTATGAACTTTCGAAGGGAAGGGGCTAGTTTAATAGGTGGATGTTGTGGAACTACACCAGAACATATTCGTGCACTTGTGAAAGGACTTACAAATCGTGAGCCGATTCAAGAGAAATTTGTTGAAAAGAAGGAAGCGGAAGTTGAGATTATAGAGTCTACGCCAACGGAATCGAAACTGCCAACATTGCTTGAGACGGTGAAAAAAAGACATTCGATAATTGTTGAACTTGATGCGCCCAAACATTTAAATACGAGTCAGTTTTTTGAGGGGGCACAGGCGTTAAAGGATGCAGGTGTGGATGCTATTACATTGGCGGATAATTCACTGGCGACCCCAAGAATTTGTAATGCATCAATGGCATCACTTGTTAAACAAAATATTGGTGCAACGCCACTTGTCCACATTACATGTCGGGATCGCAATCTAATTGGATTGCAGTCACATCTCATGGGATTACACACATTGGGTATCACTGAGTTGTTGGCAATTACGGGAGATCCTACGAAAATCGGGGAATTTCCAGGAGCAACGTCTGTATTCGATATGACATCTTTTGAATTGATCCAACTGATCAAGCAATTCAATGAAGGCATTTCAAAGTCTGGTAAGTCATTGCAACAGAAAACGTCCTTTACGGTGGCGGCAGCCTTTAATCCGAACGTGCGGCACTTAGATCGTGCCGTGGAGAGATTAGAGAAAAAGATAGAAGCGGGAGCCGACTATTTTATTACCCAGCCAATCTATAGTACGGAAAAGATTATTGAAGTATATGAGGCGACAAAACATATTGAGGCGCCAATTTACATTGGAATTATGCCGCTGACCTCGTCGCAAAACGCTGAATTTCTACACAATGAGGTGCCGGGCATTAAGTTGACGGACCAAGTACGCGCAAGAATGGCTTTGTCTGATGGCAATCGTGAGCAGTCTACGAGAGAAGGTTTAGAGGTTTCCAAGGAATTGATTGACGTGGCGCTTGAGCATTTTCATGGCATCTATTTAATAACTCCCTTTATGCGCTATGACATGACTGTACATTTAACGGAGTATATACACAGTAAAGTGGACGCGATTGTAGCAGGGGAGGTGGTTCGGACCGAGAGCATTGTGTATTAA
- the metE gene encoding 5-methyltetrahydropteroyltriglutamate--homocysteine S-methyltransferase, which yields MVKVQSSISGYPRIGGKREWKRALESFWNGLTSEEQLLKTTETLRLESLQKQKEFGIDLIPVGDFSLYDHVLDTSIMFGVVPKRFEYAGGKVPLETYFAIARGTKDAVASEMTKWFNTNYHYIVPELEGVTPKLVENRPLAFYKEAKEKLGIDGKPVILGPVTYIKLAKSFGEENFSTLLQQFTPLYIEVLKELVEAGAEWVQIDEPILTSKLSGEDFQHMQQAYVAIHEAVPQLKIILQTYFEKVANYEAVVALPVHGFGLDFVHGDSLELLQQYGFPQDKVLAAGVIDGRNVWRADLDKKVTLLEEIQSHVDKSRLIVQPSSSLLHVPVSTETEEKLDPIIKGGLSFADQKLAEIVLLSRGIHDGTETIATGLEESRNALARLNNSKYRQNVEVKESIENLTEQDVNRSLPFAERIIEQQKRFNLPLLPTTTIGSLPQTPEVRQTRSKWRKGEITTQAYEQFIKDQIDKWIEIQEDIGIDVLVHGEFERTDMVEYFGEKFEGFAVSQFGWVQSYGSRCVKPPLILGDVAFSDPITVKESVYAQTLTTKPVKGMLTGPVTILNWSFVRDDIPRFDVLNQIAFALRKEIEELEKNGIRMIQVDEPALREGLPLDQEKREGYLDAAVYAFKLATSSVENDTQIHTHMCYSDFSGIIKSISALDADVISIETSRSHGEIIAAFENNTYDKEIGLGVYDIHSPRVPSKEEMKQNINRALKTINPKQFWINPDCGLKTRKEEETIDALKIMVEAAIEVRESQLATLKN from the coding sequence ATGGTAAAAGTGCAAAGTTCAATTAGTGGATATCCAAGAATTGGTGGGAAGCGCGAATGGAAAAGGGCGTTGGAAAGTTTCTGGAATGGATTAACTTCAGAAGAACAGTTACTGAAAACAACGGAAACGCTTCGTTTAGAAAGTCTGCAGAAGCAAAAAGAATTCGGTATTGATCTTATTCCGGTTGGCGATTTTTCATTATATGACCATGTACTGGACACATCCATTATGTTTGGTGTCGTACCAAAACGCTTCGAGTATGCGGGCGGAAAAGTACCTTTGGAAACGTATTTTGCCATTGCTCGTGGAACTAAAGATGCGGTGGCTTCAGAAATGACGAAATGGTTTAATACAAATTATCATTATATTGTTCCGGAACTTGAAGGTGTAACACCGAAACTAGTAGAGAACCGTCCACTTGCTTTTTATAAAGAAGCAAAAGAAAAGTTGGGTATTGACGGAAAGCCTGTTATATTGGGTCCAGTTACATATATTAAACTGGCAAAATCTTTCGGTGAAGAGAATTTCTCTACTTTATTGCAACAGTTTACACCGTTGTATATTGAAGTATTGAAAGAGCTTGTAGAGGCAGGCGCTGAGTGGGTTCAGATTGATGAGCCGATTCTTACAAGTAAGTTGTCGGGAGAGGATTTCCAACATATGCAGCAGGCGTACGTAGCAATTCATGAAGCTGTGCCACAATTAAAGATTATCCTACAGACGTATTTTGAAAAAGTTGCTAATTATGAAGCGGTTGTTGCGTTGCCAGTACACGGATTCGGTCTGGACTTTGTTCATGGTGATTCGCTTGAATTGCTACAGCAATACGGATTTCCTCAAGACAAAGTACTTGCAGCTGGTGTCATTGACGGCCGAAATGTGTGGCGAGCGGATCTAGATAAAAAAGTAACGCTATTAGAAGAAATACAGTCACATGTTGATAAAAGTCGCTTGATTGTTCAACCTTCCTCTTCACTTCTTCATGTTCCTGTCAGTACGGAAACGGAAGAGAAATTGGATCCAATCATTAAAGGTGGGCTGTCTTTCGCTGATCAGAAGCTTGCTGAAATTGTACTTCTTAGTAGAGGGATTCATGATGGGACTGAAACGATTGCAACTGGACTTGAGGAGAGCAGAAATGCACTTGCCCGTCTAAATAACTCTAAGTATCGACAAAATGTTGAAGTGAAGGAATCGATTGAAAATCTAACTGAGCAAGATGTAAATCGTTCATTGCCATTTGCAGAACGAATTATCGAGCAGCAAAAACGTTTTAATTTACCTCTTCTGCCGACAACGACAATCGGGAGTTTACCGCAGACGCCAGAAGTAAGACAGACAAGATCTAAATGGCGAAAAGGGGAAATTACAACTCAGGCCTACGAGCAATTTATCAAAGATCAGATTGACAAATGGATTGAGATTCAAGAAGACATCGGCATTGATGTTTTAGTTCATGGTGAATTTGAACGAACAGATATGGTTGAATACTTCGGTGAAAAGTTCGAAGGATTTGCTGTTTCACAGTTTGGCTGGGTTCAGTCATATGGTTCGCGTTGTGTCAAACCACCACTCATTTTAGGAGATGTTGCGTTTAGTGATCCAATTACTGTGAAAGAGAGTGTCTATGCACAAACGTTAACGACGAAACCTGTAAAAGGCATGCTGACAGGCCCTGTAACGATTTTGAATTGGTCCTTTGTACGAGATGACATTCCACGTTTCGACGTATTGAACCAAATTGCATTTGCACTCCGTAAAGAAATTGAAGAGCTTGAAAAGAACGGTATTCGTATGATTCAAGTAGATGAGCCTGCGCTTCGAGAAGGTTTACCGTTGGATCAAGAAAAACGTGAAGGCTATTTAGATGCTGCTGTCTATGCATTCAAACTGGCAACTTCATCTGTTGAAAACGATACGCAAATTCACACACATATGTGCTACTCAGATTTCAGTGGTATTATCAAATCCATTAGCGCGTTGGATGCAGATGTTATTTCAATTGAAACATCAAGAAGCCATGGCGAAATTATCGCTGCATTCGAGAATAATACGTATGATAAAGAAATTGGTCTAGGCGTTTATGACATCCACAGCCCACGTGTTCCAAGTAAGGAAGAAATGAAACAAAATATTAATCGTGCACTCAAAACCATTAATCCGAAACAATTTTGGATTAATCCGGATTGCGGCTTGAAAACAAGAAAAGAAGAAGAGACGATTGACGCTTTGAAGATAATGGTGGAGGCGGCTATAGAGGTTAGAGAAAGTCAATTAGCTACACTTAAGAATTAA
- a CDS encoding NADPH-dependent FMN reductase, which translates to MAIKVKAIIGSTSSTSFNLKLVEHMRSRYADQLDITPVFINDLEMFSVDIESNPPASVVDFKNTVKDSDAVLFAVPEYNFSIPGALKNAIDWLSRGGDFTLQNKPGFIVGSSMGAFGSIRAQLHLREILSNPALAPALLPGNEVYIGSVHEKMNEAGELTDKATIDFLDSVVYNFIEFYNKTNVAVKA; encoded by the coding sequence ATGGCAATTAAAGTTAAGGCAATTATCGGTAGTACAAGTTCAACTTCATTCAACCTGAAGTTAGTTGAGCATATGAGAAGTCGTTATGCAGATCAATTAGACATCACACCTGTCTTTATCAATGACCTTGAAATGTTTTCAGTTGATATAGAAAGTAACCCACCCGCGAGCGTAGTGGATTTTAAAAATACAGTTAAAGATTCAGATGCTGTATTATTTGCAGTTCCTGAATATAACTTCTCTATTCCAGGCGCATTAAAAAATGCAATTGACTGGTTATCACGTGGTGGCGATTTCACACTTCAAAACAAACCTGGCTTCATTGTAGGGTCGTCTATGGGAGCATTCGGAAGTATCCGTGCGCAACTACATTTAAGAGAAATCCTATCAAACCCGGCACTAGCACCTGCCTTACTACCAGGTAACGAAGTATATATCGGTTCTGTTCACGAAAAAATGAACGAAGCTGGCGAACTTACTGATAAAGCCACAATCGATTTCCTGGATTCAGTAGTTTATAACTTTATTGAGTTCTATAATAAAACAAATGTTGCAGTTAAGGCTTAA
- a CDS encoding helix-turn-helix domain-containing protein — MGIIPELCKVDEALGILVGKWKPIILLHLFTEGTQRFSELKRLMPDITQKMLTKQLRELEDEDIINRVIYPQVPPKVEYSISEYGKSLQPVLAVMHEWGTDHATHIQMKRNNQNTSDAF, encoded by the coding sequence ATGGGGATAATACCTGAACTATGTAAAGTTGACGAAGCTTTAGGTATCTTAGTTGGTAAATGGAAACCGATTATTTTACTGCACTTATTTACTGAAGGTACACAAAGATTTAGTGAATTAAAAAGATTGATGCCCGACATTACTCAAAAAATGTTAACCAAACAATTAAGGGAATTAGAAGATGAAGATATTATTAACAGAGTCATCTATCCACAGGTTCCCCCGAAAGTTGAGTATTCTATTTCGGAATACGGAAAAAGCTTACAGCCTGTCTTAGCAGTTATGCACGAATGGGGCACCGATCACGCCACACATATTCAAATGAAAAGAAATAACCAGAATACCAGCGACGCATTCTAA
- a CDS encoding pirin family protein has translation MNNKQILSRGIRSVRNVVYQEHSPTHKVGLVIEPGNWEDSDPFLLMAEDFFVRGTFGMHPHRGIETVTYVIDGKLEHMDNKTGGGELLPGDVQWMTAGKGLIHTEDPAVGETVQSLQLWVNLPSDKKMTEPRYQNMRAQDMPVIHEEGATIRVFSGSSNGVTADTKNHVPITMVELIVEAGSTVTQDLPGSYNGFLYIIEGTGTFGSKSTKGKKGQVLWLERATNVEQTEVKIHAEEKMHIMLYAGQPVREKVVARGPFVMNSEEEIVQAYKDYREGRFE, from the coding sequence ATGAATAATAAACAAATCTTATCAAGAGGAATCAGAAGTGTGAGGAACGTAGTTTATCAGGAACACTCGCCAACTCATAAAGTAGGATTGGTCATTGAACCGGGAAACTGGGAAGACTCTGATCCATTTCTATTGATGGCTGAAGACTTTTTCGTGCGTGGAACATTTGGCATGCATCCGCATCGTGGTATTGAAACCGTTACGTACGTGATTGACGGGAAGCTAGAGCATATGGACAATAAGACCGGTGGTGGAGAATTATTACCAGGGGATGTCCAATGGATGACAGCAGGAAAAGGACTCATTCATACTGAGGATCCTGCCGTTGGGGAAACGGTTCAATCCCTACAATTATGGGTCAATCTTCCAAGTGATAAAAAGATGACAGAACCACGTTATCAGAACATGCGTGCACAAGATATGCCAGTCATTCATGAAGAGGGGGCAACAATTCGTGTCTTTTCCGGATCATCGAATGGTGTTACGGCTGACACGAAAAATCATGTGCCTATTACGATGGTCGAGTTGATAGTTGAAGCGGGTAGCACTGTCACACAAGACCTCCCCGGCAGTTACAATGGATTTCTCTATATAATAGAAGGAACTGGGACATTCGGCAGTAAAAGCACGAAGGGGAAGAAGGGGCAGGTGCTCTGGTTGGAACGTGCAACAAATGTCGAACAGACTGAAGTGAAGATTCACGCAGAAGAGAAAATGCATATCATGTTATATGCAGGTCAGCCTGTTAGAGAAAAGGTAGTAGCACGTGGCCCGTTTGTGATGAATTCAGAAGAAGAGATTGTGCAGGCCTATAAAGATTACAGAGAAGGCAGATTCGAGTGA
- a CDS encoding flavin reductase family protein, with protein MGSKIEQVARFKEAMGNYPTGVTVVTAFDADKKPMGLTVNSFASVSLEPLLILWSIDKRVSTYSDFLDAEKFSVNILAADQSELCTLFSSRVADRFSQCDWKESDLNLPVLSNSLAVLQCKTFQQIEAGDHTIFIGEVLDIQNENKEPLLYHRRNIGAIPEAFYS; from the coding sequence ATGGGAAGTAAGATAGAACAAGTAGCGCGTTTTAAAGAAGCAATGGGGAATTATCCGACGGGAGTTACTGTCGTTACAGCATTTGATGCGGATAAAAAACCGATGGGGCTAACGGTCAATTCATTTGCATCCGTATCATTAGAACCTTTACTCATTTTATGGTCCATTGATAAAAGAGTATCTACCTATAGTGACTTTCTAGACGCTGAAAAGTTTTCAGTAAATATCTTAGCAGCAGATCAAAGCGAGTTATGTACGTTATTCTCTAGCAGGGTTGCTGATCGATTTAGCCAATGCGATTGGAAAGAGTCGGATTTAAATCTACCAGTACTGTCAAATTCGCTTGCAGTTTTACAATGCAAAACGTTTCAACAAATTGAAGCTGGGGATCATACGATATTCATAGGTGAAGTGTTAGATATTCAGAATGAAAATAAAGAACCGCTTCTGTATCACCGAAGAAACATAGGTGCAATTCCGGAGGCGTTTTATAGCTAA